DNA from Coffea arabica cultivar ET-39 chromosome 10c, Coffea Arabica ET-39 HiFi, whole genome shotgun sequence:
ATTGATTTCGCCACTCCACATTTATTTTCGTGCACTCAACGGTTACTTCTTATTAGTTAATCAAAATGACTTAGATACGCATGGCATGGCAAATTTTAGGTTATAATTGCCCTTCAATTTTGTACATCGCTTCACTAGACTGTTCTTTTTAATAGTGTAGGTGGAGGGCTCGACTGCAGAATCTCtcgcttacactccctccccttCCAAACCTGCCTAGTTGTTTAATAGTATGAGATATCAAATTATAAACCTCAGTCAATAAATATGGGCATGTTATAGGCTTATAGGGACTTTTCTTGGCCATCATCAATTTTCTATTTCTCCTTTCATCATCAAAAACTTGTTTTAGTATTTTATGTCTCTGAATTAAGAAGACTAATCAACCTGTCTTCTCTATAGTATTTATAAAGAGGTAGAGGTTCTTCTCATCCATATAAGCGAATTGAAGGTTCTCCACGATAAGGGTGACATAAAATGATTCTTACAAGGCAGCTTATTATAGGACCAAGCTatttttaatataatatatatatatatatatgtatatgtgtgtgtgtctctctctctctctatatatatatatatatagctcaAGTAAATAGCCATTTATTATTCATGTATAACAGaattacaaaagaaaagggagatgAAACAGCCAAGTCATATAATTGCATCATCTGTTTTTTGAACTATTCAAAGATAGATAATTGTTATTATTGAAGTTAATTTACAGTGTCGGGGCATGAATTGTATATGGTCCCTAGTCCTCTTCTGAGATTATTGGTGCCACTGATTTGTAGTCCAACAATATGTTAATCATCTCTTGTAGTACATATAATTTAATGGTATACATACTATGctgcagggaaaaaaaaatctatatggATTTGCTCCATACGGACTTGACATGATTAGAATTGTTTTTGACTCATACTTTTAgcccttcaattgttttcttgcatctttttgGCCCCTAAACTCTTAAAAGTGTGCTCTTGTAGCCCTTCCATCAATTTGACCCGTTAGATCTACTCGAATGTATCTCAAAGCTAATGATATTCACTAACGTCTCATTATTGTTCAGTTTTAATTTGGTAAATTGGATATCAGTTTATTGATTTTTGTGAGGATAACTGGTAATTCAATGATATCCAAAATTCTAATGGTAAGTAAAAAAATCTTGAATTTCGTCGAAATTCAAAGAATAGGGATATAGAAGCATAAGTAATAACTTACAACTTATAACACTATTCACTAGTCGATTAGTATATAACATAATAAATTAGTAGTTATATAATGCCTATAATATGGCATTAACATATTAAATCCGTAAGTTAGATTGTAATTggatatttggaaattgaattttaataatcatttaaaaactatataacCAAACTTTAAAGATTGGATTCTCAATATGCTTTACCCATTTCTGGATTGAATATCCAATTGCAAATATTGAATATCCAATCCAGATCGAATCGGCaattttttcatgtttttttccaaaatttgaaCATCCCGACCCCAAACGATGTaatttcaatctttttcctcTATCTAGGTCTGCTAACCCTACAATTGAATAGGGGAAAATCACTACTTTATTCATATCAAATGTTGATGATATTACACttttagactttttttttcgaTTTTGTATTCATCTCACTAGATAGGACTAGATAATAAGTCAAAGATGGTATTGCTACCATTATTTTGTAaattcttcaccaaatcttttAAATTTGtactaaaatattttttggagGAGGGGAGTTCAAATCAAGAAAGAATTTGACATGAAATAATCCGCTCTTTCTTGAAACAACTCCGCACTAGTTAAAATTTTCCGTTAACTTCAAGGCCCAATAGATGTCAAATTTTCCAATGTCCATTAAACTACTCGTATGATGGAGATTCAAGATCTATAGTTTAGTTGCCTAACTAGTCTTAAGTATGAAAATCTTAATTTGGAGTTGTTCTCTTtattattttgacaaaaatgcCTTCCAACATTTCAAGTTGACAAAAGAACCATGATAAACTGCCCTacaaagataaaattttatcaatataagtaaaattaaattacaagataaattctATCAAACTAGAATTCAAATTACAaatcaaattatttaatgcaacaacttatcaaataagatgtttaaaattgaaatttaaaaattaactAATCTTCAATAGACCATAAGTGTATATTTTAAGAGTTCAAGGAGCAAACCGCTATATTTATTAGTTGAAAGGTTAAAAGTATAAGAGCATGAAAGTTTGAAGGCCATTtagcaattttttttctctagAACTTTTAATAGGGGATCTGGAATATTAGTATGAACCTAAGTTCATTTCCATTgacttgattaatttttttcttaaccTTAAAAACCTGGAGTGCTATGAGTCTATGACCTCAAGATTTTCTGCCCTACAAGCAGCCAAGTATTTAATTACAGGCCGTTCCTCAATTCATACTCCTACGTAGAAtgacttcttttctttccttctattGACTTCTtcattgttccttttttttttttttttttgaccgaCTTCTTCATTGTTAGAAGTTCTTACAATAGGAACGGAAGACTAAGTCTCACAAGCCAAATAAActctctatatatataatcTCCTCACTGATCAGTACTTCAAAGCATCCAACTTCTAGCTAGTAGTATACTTACTCTAGATCTCCTCCATCTTTCTCAGCAAATCTTGAGAAAAATGGAGGACCTTTTGCTCTATTCCCTGTACACAATTTTAGCCCTATTGGTTCCTTTCTATCTTTTCTTGTTAATAAAAAATCCAGAGTTTAGCAAAGCCAAACTTCCTCCAGGGAATCTAGGATGGCCAGTTCTAGGGGAAAATGTAGATTTTGCCTCCGGAGGCCCTCGGAAATTTATCGAGGAGAGAATGAGCAAGTACTCGTCCCAAGTTTTCAAAACCTCCTTCATGGGGGAGAAAGTTGCCGTATTCTGCGGCCCTGCAGGGAACAAATTCTTGTTCTCCAACGAAGACAAGGCTGTTACTTCATGGTTGCCGCGATCAATGAGGAAGGCCTTGCTCTTCCCCTCTTATGTGGACGTTCCCATGAAAGAAGTAGGTGCCCTTCAGCACAGCTTTTTGCATGAAATCCTCAAACCTGAAGCTCTAAAGAAGTACATCCCGGTCATGGACGCCATGGCCCGTAAACATCTGGATGCCGAATGGGCTCCTTTCGAAGAAGTCAAGGTTTACCATCTAGCCAAGAAGTATACGTTTGCTCTTGCCTGCAGATTGTTCATGAACATTGAAGATCCTGAGCATGTTAAGAGATTGTCTGATCCGTTTGCTCGCGTGATGAACGGGTTATTCTCCATCCCACTTGACTTTCCCGGGACAGCTTACAACGGTGCTATTAAAGGAGGAAACATAGTACGTGAAGAGCTGCTGAAAATCGTTACAAATAGGAAGAAAGAGCTAATGGAAGACGAGTCCTCTGCAGGAAGAGACCTGTTGTCACGCATGATTCTTGTCAAGGATGAAGATGGCAAGTTAATGAACGAAATGGAGATCTGCAATAACATCGTTGGTCTTTTGGTTGCTAGCTTTGACACAACAAGTTGTGCCGCCACCTTCGTCTTGAAATATCTCTCGGAGCTTCCACACATCTATGATAAGGTTTACCaaggtaattaatcataaagCACCAAGGTTTGATGCTTTGATTTGATCTGGGGCCTTGTGTTTTTTCCATATGCCCTTTCTTGTCAGGTTCCCATTGTATTTTTCTCAGGAAATGCATGTCATGCTTGAAATGTCAAACTATAATCTTTACTCTCATTTCACTGTAATCTCGCGTTTTTTGGTGAAGGAAATGTCTTATACCATTCAAGTTTTCTGAACACGAAAAGTAAAGTCACAAAGATATAAGGAGTACCATTTTCCAAATATTATTCTTAAAGAGTTTAACTGCCCAAAACATCTTTCGTGCCCCTATGATGTATCAAATTAATTGTGCTAGAGAATCATCTCTCCACAACTGTTATACCTAATCCGCACCCCTCTGTTAATCTTTGACCTTTGATTATGTTAAAAGTTGAGACTAATATTCTAATGTTCAGTGATGGCTAATATTCTTTTGATAGCGACTTTTTTCCGAAAGTCTTTCTTGAATATAGCACTGAACACTCTCTTTTGTTCAGTGATGGCTAATATTCTTTTCATAGCGACTTTTTGCCCAAAGTTTTTCTTGAAAGAAACTATTCAGTGCTTCTTTTCTTTAGAGAgaggaaaagcaaaaaaaaaattcatcattcAATACGACACTATATAATTATTAAGACTCTGCATATTGAAGTGGATGATGATCTCTTA
Protein-coding regions in this window:
- the LOC140016152 gene encoding beta-amyrin 6-beta-monooxygenase-like; translated protein: MEDLLLYSLYTILALLVPFYLFLLIKNPEFSKAKLPPGNLGWPVLGENVDFASGGPRKFIEERMSKYSSQVFKTSFMGEKVAVFCGPAGNKFLFSNEDKAVTSWLPRSMRKALLFPSYVDVPMKEVGALQHSFLHEILKPEALKKYIPVMDAMARKHLDAEWAPFEEVKVYHLAKKYTFALACRLFMNIEDPEHVKRLSDPFARVMNGLFSIPLDFPGTAYNGAIKGGNIVREELLKIVTNRKKELMEDESSAGRDLLSRMILVKDEDGKLMNEMEICNNIVGLLVASFDTTSCAATFVLKYLSELPHIYDKVYQEIMEIAESKGPDDLLSWEDIQKMTYSWNVGRESLRLTPPAQGAFREAKSDFDYAGFTIPKGWKTFWSVYSTHQNPEYFVNPDVFDPSRFEGSGPAPFTFIPFGGGPRMCPGKEYARLEILVFMYNVVTKFKMEKLIPDEKIINLASPTPVDGLPVRLQRHNV